The genomic region GTATCTTTCCTGATTTCTGTTTTCCGGCTTTGTCAATCGCGGTGTATTGGAAGCTAGGCATGGTAGGGTAAGGTTTTGGGGGAGTCGAAGCGGGTTTGGGAAATTAGAGTGTAAAGTGTTGATTCCGGGGACAAGGGACAATCATCAGGACTTAGGTGTATTTCAGCACTTCTTCGATGGTGGTATGCCCATCAAAAATAGCTCGAAGGCCATCATCGCGGAGTGTGCGCATGCCTTGTTCGATGGCCTTTTGGCGCATGACGAGGGTCGGAGCACGCTCAGTCACCAGTTCACGGAATAGATCGGTGACCATGATCATTTCAAAGAGGCCAATACGTCCCCGATAGCCTGTACGGTTACACTCGGGACATCCGGCACCGTAAAAGAAGTTTTTATCTGCAATATCCAGAGGGTCTACCTGGAGCATATCGATTAAGTCGGCGCTGGGTTCGTAGGCTGTTCTGCATGTGCGACAAATTCTGCGAACGAGTCGTTGAGCCAGGACAGCTTCTAAAGATGCAGCAATGAGGAACGGTTCGAGGCCCATGTCCACCAAACGGGTTACTGCACCCGGGGCATCGTTTGTGTGGAGTGTGGACAGCACTACGTGCCCCGTGAGCGAAGCTTGGACCGCGATTTGAGCGGTTTCGATATCGCGAATCTCCCCGACCATCACTTTGTCAGGATCTTGACGCAGAAATGATCGAAGGGCTGAAGCAAAGGTAAGACCGACCGCATGGTTCACCGCAACTTGCATGATGCCTTCAATCTCATACTCGATCGGATCCTCTGCAGTCAGGATCTTGGTTTCGACTTTGTTGACTTCGCGTAATGCAGAGTAAAGCGTTGTCGTTTTACCTGAACCTGTGGGGCCCGTTACAATAAAAATACCGTTGGGACGGGCCACGGTGGAGCGGATGTTGGTCAAAACATCCTCGGGCATGCTCAGGTTATCCAGATCCAGATTGACGACGGATTTATCTAATACCCGCAATACCACGGATTCCCCAAATTGGGTGGGTAGGGTGGATACACGTAAATCGACGGGGCGTCCGGCAATGGTCATCTTGATGCGACCATCCTGAGGCAGGCGGCGCTCAGCGATGTTCATATTCGATAAGACCTTAACTCGCGAAATAACGGGAACCGCCAAGTGTTTTGGAGGCGGCGCCATCTCATACAGCGCACCGTCGATCCGATACCGGATGCGGAATTTGGATTCAAAGGGCTCGAAGTGGATGTCCGAAGCTTTATCCTTAATCGCTTGCTGGAGTATCAAGGTAACAAAGCGGACGATCGGTGTGTCATTGGCCAGAGCAGTAAGCTCTTCGTCGGAAATGTCATCGGCGTCTTTGTCTGGGATATCCACGGTCGAGATCTCGCCGAGAAGATCATCGATGGAGCCGTCTTCTTCGCCATAAGTTGAGGTAACCAGAGATTCGATCAATTCGGGGTTGCTTACCACGAGATTCACATCTTTCGCCAATGTGAACGTGAGGTCATCAATGATTGAGCTGTTAAATGGATCTTTGGAGAGAAGGGTCACGCTTTGCTCATCAGCGCTGAGGGGAATGACGCGGTACATGCGCGCAGTCGAAGGACGGATAGTGCGCGCAATTTGCTCATCGATATTGCCTGGAGGCGCCTCCATAAATTCATAACCAAGGTATTCTGCAATAAGCTCGAGCAGGTGATGTTTGCCAAGGAGCCCAGAGTCAAAAACCGACTCAGCCAATGACTTCCCAGTATCAAGGTGGATTTGATTCAGCTCCTGAAGTTGATCATAAGTAATGGCTTCGGAGTCCTTGAGAATATCGTAGATGGTATCGTTGTGGTCCTCGAACATGTTTGCGGGCTAAAGAGAAAGGAGAATTGGGGTGGGAAATTAAAGTTGGGCGCCGACTTCGATGAGTTTTTCGCGCATGGCCACCGAGTCCTGAGATTTTGTCATCGCCTGATCAGCAGTGATTTGGCCCTGATTGAATAAGCTCAACAGGTGGGTATCGAGTGTGATCATACCTTGAGACCCTCCGGTTTGGATGTCGGAAGTGATGCGGTAAGTCTTGTTGGTGCGGATCAGCTGGGAGATCGATGTATTCATGATCATGATCTCGAATCCTGCGATCCGGCCCCCTCCCACTTTGCGGCACAATACCTGAGAGATGACGGCGACGATTGAGGATGCGAGCTGTGTGCGAATCTGATCTTTGGTATGTGACGGGAAGGCGTCCACAATCCGGTCTACGGTGCGTGCGGCTCCTGTGGTGTGCAATGTCCCAAATACAAGGTGCCCGGTTTCCGCAGCTGAGACGGCAGCTTCTATGGTTTCGAGGTCGCGCATTTCGCCGACGAGGATCACGTCAGGATCCTGGCGTAGCGCACCGCGTATCGCGTCGGCAAAATTTGTCACATCGACACCGACTTCGCGCTGAGTCACGACACAACTCTTGTGCGGGTGATAATATTCGATGGGATCCTCAATAGTGATAATGTGTCCGTCGGTGTTATCGTTGATCCAGTTGATCATCGAAGCGAGCGTCGTTGATTTACCCGAACCCGTAGGACCCGTAACGAGGATGAGGCCGCGTGGCCGAATCAATAAGTCTTTGATGGCATCGGGGAGCCCAATTTCCCCGAGTTTGAACAAAGTGTTGGGTATCTGCCGCAGTACCATGCCATAGTTACCTTTAGCCTTGAGTACGGATACGCGAAAGCGGGCCTGATCCATAAAAGCGAAGCCGAAGTCTGCGGATCCAATCGTCTTCGCCTTTTGCTGATGAGGCTCGGATGCGACTGCCTTCATCAGGTTCTCAGTGTCTTGTGGGTTCAGTATTGGGCCATCGACTGGCGTCATGCCGCCGCTAATGCGTAGCATGGGTGGGACGCCCACCTGGAGGTGGAGGTCCGAAGATCCCTGCTCAACCATTAGCATGAGCAGGTCATTCATTTCATAGGACATGGATGAGAAAGTATGTGGGTAAGGGTTTCAGAAATCAGATAGATCAATCTCCAGACACAGTTACGTGTAAGACTTCTTGAATGGTGGTCATCCCGGAGATCACTTTACGCACACCGTCTTCGCGTAAGGTACGCATGCCGAGTTCCCGCGCTTTATTGCGGATGTCGACGAGGGACTTGTTTTCATAAATCATCTGCTGCATCTCCTCGGTAACAGTAAAAATTTCGAAGATTCCCTTACGGCCTTTGAATCCTGTGCCTCCGTTGTTGGGGTGAGGGATGCCTTTCATGAAATTGGTGTTACTCAGCTCACTCTTACGCAGGCCGAGCAGGGCGAGTTCTGCCTCTGAAGGATCGTAGGGCTCACGATTATTCGGGTCGATCTGACGGATCAGTCGCTGAGCTAGGACGGCGCGTAGCGATGCGGAGACGAGGAAAGGTTTCACGCCGATATCTACCAAGCGACTGACGGCGCTGGGGGCGTCGTTTGTGTGAAGCGTGCTAAACACCATATGCCCGGTGAGGCTGGCATTGACGGCGATTTCAGCAGTCTCTTTATCACGGATTTCACCCACCATGACGATGTTGGGCGCCTGGCGTAACATCGACTTCAACGCAGCTGAGAAGGTCATGCCGATGTCTTTCCGCACTTGGACTTGGTTAATCCCTGCCACCTCATATTCCACCGGATCTTCGACGGTAATGATCTTCCGGTCGGCTTTGTTGATCGCGTTGAGTGCTGAGTAGAGCGTGGTCGATTTTCCGGAGCCTGTTGGGCCGGTAACGAGAAAAATGCCGTCAGGCATGTTGATGATGCGCTCGAAAGTCGATTGATCGTCAGAGAAAAAACCGAGCTGAGGTAGGCCAAGCTTGAGGCCCTCCTTATCAAGAATACGCATCACAATGCTCTCGCCAAATGCCGTGGGGAGGACACTTACCCGGAGGTCGATCATTTTACCCTGGACTGATGTCGCGATCCGGCCGTCCTGCGGGATCCGTTTTTCGGCGATAGAGACATTGGCCATCAGCTTCAGCCGGGAAATGATCGAAGGCTGTAGGCGCTTGGGAGGATTCTCAATTTCCTGAAGGACACCATCGACGCGATAGCGTATGCGGAATCTCTTCTCCAAGGGCTCCATGTGGATGTCCGATGCCCGGCGCCTGATGGCCTCATTGATGAGCATATGGACATACTTGATGATCGGGCCTTCGTCACCTTCCTTCTCGGAAGTTGCCGTCGATGCGGTGGCGGCGTTGGAATTGGAGACTTCCTCCATGCCGGAGAAGAGATCATTCATCTCCGCTGAGGTTTCAGCGACATTGTAGTGTGTCCTGATCGCTGTCTCGATCTGGTCCTGCGTTGCCAATTTGGTCTCAATCGACTTGCTCAGGATATGACCTAAGTTGTCGATCGTATCGACATCGAGTGGATCGAAAATAGCTATCTGGATACCGGTGTCATCGACCTCCAGGGGAAAGACAGTGAATTTCTGAGCTAAATCTGCGCCCACGGTCTCCTCACATTCTGGGGACAAGCGCACGTCAGACATATCCACCATCTCCATGGCAAACTCGTCTGCAAGTGCCTGCGTGATGAGTTCGTGGGTCAGGTGCCCGCGCGATACCAAAAGGTCGATTAATGCACCATCCTCGTCTTCGACCTCCTGGTCTTGTGCCACTTCGGAGCGGGCGACGTCAACCGTATCGGCCGAAACGAGCTCTTTATCAATAATCAGTTGGATTACGAATTCGTCTGCGGAAGTCACTGTGGGGTAGTTGGGTAAATATTGGAGTAGGGTCTAGCGGTTGAGCGTAAGTAGAAATTCGGTGTTTGAGCGCGATTTCTTAATCCGCTGTATCAACATCTCCATGGCTTCGACAGACGGTACGCCCTTCATCGCCCTGCGCAATGAATAAATCTTCGCCAATTCTTCTGGGTGGTAGAGCAGTTCTTCTTTGCGCGTTCCGCTTTTCTCAAAGCTCAGAGCGGGGAAGATACGCTTGTTGACCAGTTCACGATCAAGGTGCAGCTCCATGTTACCCGTGCCCTTGAATTCCTCAAAGATCACCTCGTCCATTTTGGAACCCGTTTCGACGAGAGCCGTAGCAAGGATTGTCAAAGAACCACCGCCTTCGATATTACGTGCAGATCCGAAGAAACGCTTAGGCTTCTGCAGCGCGTTGGCTTCAACACCCCCTGAGAGAATTTTGCCGCTGCTGGGCATCATGGTGTTATAAGCTCGGGCGAGACGTGTGATGGAGTCGAGCAGCAGCACCACGTCTTCGCCGCATTCCACCATGCGTCGTGCTTTCTCGATGACGACCTCTGCAGCGTGCACATGAGACTCAGCGTTCTCGTCAAACGTGGAAGCGATGACTTCTACTCCGTCATGCACGCGGCGTTTGAAGTCAGTCACCTCCTCAGGCCGCTCATCGACGAGAAGAATCATCATGTGAGCCTTTGGGAAATTTTCCTGAATGGAGTGCGCGATGGACTGCATCAGCATGGTCTTACCGGCGCGCGGGGGCGCTACGATGATACCGCGTTGGCCAAAGCCGACCGGTGCGCAGATGTCGACGGTGCGCATCGATGTGTCATCCCAGGTGATTTTGATGTCCGACTCTTTGGGCGTCTCCAGAAGGATGCGTTCAGTCGGGTAATAAGGGATGAGCTCAGTGAATGGGGTGATGGCCTGGATTGCCTCCGGGTCGCGTCCCATGATCGTTTTGACTTCAATTACGACTGGGCAGCTCTCTTCTTCTCGTGGGGCAAGAACGGTGGCTTCCACGGTATGGCCGGGTTGAATGCCAAAGTGTTTGACGAGGCACTCGGGAACGAAAGCAGACAGGGCGCGTTGTCGGTAGTTATCATGGGCATAGACTAAAAGTCCGGCTTCAGTATCTTCTTCGCCCAGCGGATCAAATACCCCAGAAATATGGATGGGACGCTTTTCGGCGGCCTGTTTTCTGAGTACTTCTTGGATTACTTGAATACGCGATGGGGCCGCATCGAACTCGATTTCTGCATCGTCTGCTAGATCACGCAGTTCCTGGATAGAAAGTCTGTAAACATCATCCAGTCTAAGTGTCTCGTCACTGGCATAGCCAATCTCTTCCACGATTTTTTGGAGACCTTCAAAAGAATTGAGCGTCTCGTCTTCCTGGAGGGTGCCCAATTCTAGGCCGGTGTCTTCTTCGGCGTAGCGCATCGCCGCTCCGCCGCGCCCGCGCCCGCGGCGGCTCTTTTTGGGGAAACGCTCTTTCTTAAATTTTTCTTTTTTGCGGCGATTCCGGTTACGGCCTTGGCCT from Opitutales bacterium harbors:
- a CDS encoding type II/IV secretion system protein, which translates into the protein MFEDHNDTIYDILKDSEAITYDQLQELNQIHLDTGKSLAESVFDSGLLGKHHLLELIAEYLGYEFMEAPPGNIDEQIARTIRPSTARMYRVIPLSADEQSVTLLSKDPFNSSIIDDLTFTLAKDVNLVVSNPELIESLVTSTYGEEDGSIDDLLGEISTVDIPDKDADDISDEELTALANDTPIVRFVTLILQQAIKDKASDIHFEPFESKFRIRYRIDGALYEMAPPPKHLAVPVISRVKVLSNMNIAERRLPQDGRIKMTIAGRPVDLRVSTLPTQFGESVVLRVLDKSVVNLDLDNLSMPEDVLTNIRSTVARPNGIFIVTGPTGSGKTTTLYSALREVNKVETKILTAEDPIEYEIEGIMQVAVNHAVGLTFASALRSFLRQDPDKVMVGEIRDIETAQIAVQASLTGHVVLSTLHTNDAPGAVTRLVDMGLEPFLIAASLEAVLAQRLVRRICRTCRTAYEPSADLIDMLQVDPLDIADKNFFYGAGCPECNRTGYRGRIGLFEMIMVTDLFRELVTERAPTLVMRQKAIEQGMRTLRDDGLRAIFDGHTTIEEVLKYT
- the rho gene encoding transcription termination factor Rho, with amino-acid sequence MRYAEEDTGLELGTLQEDETLNSFEGLQKIVEEIGYASDETLRLDDVYRLSIQELRDLADDAEIEFDAAPSRIQVIQEVLRKQAAEKRPIHISGVFDPLGEEDTEAGLLVYAHDNYRQRALSAFVPECLVKHFGIQPGHTVEATVLAPREEESCPVVIEVKTIMGRDPEAIQAITPFTELIPYYPTERILLETPKESDIKITWDDTSMRTVDICAPVGFGQRGIIVAPPRAGKTMLMQSIAHSIQENFPKAHMMILLVDERPEEVTDFKRRVHDGVEVIASTFDENAESHVHAAEVVIEKARRMVECGEDVVLLLDSITRLARAYNTMMPSSGKILSGGVEANALQKPKRFFGSARNIEGGGSLTILATALVETGSKMDEVIFEEFKGTGNMELHLDRELVNKRIFPALSFEKSGTRKEELLYHPEELAKIYSLRRAMKGVPSVEAMEMLIQRIKKSRSNTEFLLTLNR
- a CDS encoding type IV pilus twitching motility protein PilT, encoding MSYEMNDLLMLMVEQGSSDLHLQVGVPPMLRISGGMTPVDGPILNPQDTENLMKAVASEPHQQKAKTIGSADFGFAFMDQARFRVSVLKAKGNYGMVLRQIPNTLFKLGEIGLPDAIKDLLIRPRGLILVTGPTGSGKSTTLASMINWINDNTDGHIITIEDPIEYYHPHKSCVVTQREVGVDVTNFADAIRGALRQDPDVILVGEMRDLETIEAAVSAAETGHLVFGTLHTTGAARTVDRIVDAFPSHTKDQIRTQLASSIVAVISQVLCRKVGGGRIAGFEIMIMNTSISQLIRTNKTYRITSDIQTGGSQGMITLDTHLLSLFNQGQITADQAMTKSQDSVAMREKLIEVGAQL
- a CDS encoding type II/IV secretion system protein, whose translation is MTSADEFVIQLIIDKELVSADTVDVARSEVAQDQEVEDEDGALIDLLVSRGHLTHELITQALADEFAMEMVDMSDVRLSPECEETVGADLAQKFTVFPLEVDDTGIQIAIFDPLDVDTIDNLGHILSKSIETKLATQDQIETAIRTHYNVAETSAEMNDLFSGMEEVSNSNAATASTATSEKEGDEGPIIKYVHMLINEAIRRRASDIHMEPLEKRFRIRYRVDGVLQEIENPPKRLQPSIISRLKLMANVSIAEKRIPQDGRIATSVQGKMIDLRVSVLPTAFGESIVMRILDKEGLKLGLPQLGFFSDDQSTFERIINMPDGIFLVTGPTGSGKSTTLYSALNAINKADRKIITVEDPVEYEVAGINQVQVRKDIGMTFSAALKSMLRQAPNIVMVGEIRDKETAEIAVNASLTGHMVFSTLHTNDAPSAVSRLVDIGVKPFLVSASLRAVLAQRLIRQIDPNNREPYDPSEAELALLGLRKSELSNTNFMKGIPHPNNGGTGFKGRKGIFEIFTVTEEMQQMIYENKSLVDIRNKARELGMRTLREDGVRKVISGMTTIQEVLHVTVSGD